One Chitinophagales bacterium genomic region harbors:
- a CDS encoding N-acetyl sugar amidotransferase yields the protein MVIVSGFQRDIKYQRCNKCIADATIPGISFNKNGTCSLCEFHDKLCKIYPENETSLNLLHTKIEKIKQEGKNKKYDCVIGISGGRDSIYLLYIAVKEYGLRPLAVHFNDGFDNPTAGENMLNATRKLGVELRTITSDFRECKDLKIVDLKASTPLLNNGTDVGIGAALFSVAYKENIKTILYGQSFRTEGIRPIAWAYFDGDHLRAIHKKFGTYPLKKWEPHNAGYNLGIKEMFYYSIIHRIKTFAPFYYYPYDRKTAEKIISEELDWVYPGAHYFDDLYWSLITMVHRKKFNIDFRLIAYSALIRSGQMDRDYALKAVQEKYIMEDDKVIDLCIKRLGITRTEFEQYMQLPPQNFWDYPNSYSIMKLFKYPIWIACKLGIFTKVVYQKYFGLPFK from the coding sequence ATGGTAATTGTAAGCGGATTTCAAAGAGATATTAAATACCAACGGTGCAATAAATGTATTGCAGATGCAACTATTCCAGGAATTTCCTTTAACAAAAATGGCACTTGTTCTCTTTGCGAATTTCATGATAAACTTTGTAAAATTTATCCAGAAAATGAAACTAGTTTGAATCTATTACATACCAAAATTGAAAAAATAAAACAAGAAGGGAAAAATAAAAAGTACGATTGTGTTATTGGGATAAGTGGCGGTAGAGATAGTATTTATTTATTATACATTGCTGTAAAAGAATATGGGCTTCGACCTTTAGCTGTACATTTTAATGATGGTTTTGACAATCCAACTGCTGGAGAAAATATGCTAAATGCTACAAGAAAGCTGGGTGTAGAACTACGAACAATTACCTCAGATTTTAGAGAATGTAAAGACCTAAAAATAGTAGATTTAAAAGCATCTACTCCCCTATTAAACAATGGAACAGATGTTGGTATTGGTGCTGCTCTATTTAGTGTTGCATATAAAGAAAATATAAAAACAATTTTATATGGGCAAAGCTTCAGAACTGAAGGAATACGCCCAATTGCTTGGGCATATTTTGATGGAGATCATTTAAGGGCCATTCATAAAAAATTTGGCACATATCCTTTAAAAAAATGGGAGCCTCATAATGCTGGTTATAATCTTGGAATTAAAGAAATGTTTTATTATTCTATTATTCATCGAATTAAAACTTTCGCTCCATTTTATTATTATCCTTACGATAGAAAAACTGCTGAAAAAATCATTTCAGAGGAATTAGACTGGGTATATCCAGGAGCACATTATTTTGATGATTTATATTGGAGTTTAATAACGATGGTCCATCGAAAGAAATTCAATATAGATTTTAGATTAATAGCCTATTCTGCATTAATTAGAAGCGGACAAATGGATAGAGATTATGCATTAAAAGCTGTTCAAGAAAAATATATTATGGAAGATGATAAAGTAATCGACCTTTGTATAAAAAGATTAGGAATAACTCGAACTGAATTTGAACAATACATGCAACTTCCACCACAAAACTTTTGGGATTATCCTAATAGTTATTCAATAATGAAACTATTCAAATATCCGATTTGGATTGCTTGCAAATTAGGTATATTTACAAAAGTTGTATATCAGAAATATTTTGGATTACCTTTTAAATAA